Proteins from a genomic interval of Schistocerca piceifrons isolate TAMUIC-IGC-003096 chromosome 3, iqSchPice1.1, whole genome shotgun sequence:
- the LOC124789433 gene encoding E3 SUMO-protein ligase ZBED1-like isoform X2, with protein MGLIQKKKVDSKLMGLFTKDYQPFSIVNDSGFRSFVHALNPAYEIPSRRTVTNVMLPAAYAEANEKVQQKLQGIKTICLTTDCWTSASNESYMAVTGHFINEQFRLQSVLLECSHFSGAHTSSNLSTALIKITDKFSLGGKILMVVTDNAPNIKNAISTILKWKHFGCYAHTLNLVVQDALKNVQEVHQKVKTIVGFFKRSSSATERLLTCQQNSGKVNIKKLIQDLPTRWNSTLFMLERIVELSEAVKITVALCNRPTDLPSLSNDEWEICSELCSILKPFEQVSRQLSAEDYPTGSLVIVLTRGLLAVCDEIAKMQLHEVSRKVVLVLKEGLTNRFSNLEQSKSIALATLLDPRFKLLAFNTKKQLINIVAQKLEKCRPVGIQPSQSVEPNNLATESFSVWGIFDKLVKHAQPQGTVQSCAIVEVQRYIDSSVISRNEDPLAWWRQNQYIYPTIAKVVKERFNVVATSVPCERVFSKTGHLINDRRTRLKPSNIEKLIFLNANGTCD; from the exons ATGGGACTGATTCAAAAGAAGAAGGTGGATAGCAAATTAATGGGTCTGTTCACAAAAGACTATCAACCTTTCTCTATTGTAAATGACTCAGGATTTCGTAGTTTTGTACATGCACTGAATCCTGCTTATGAAATACCGAGTAGAAGGACTGTAACAAATGTAATGTTGCCAGCAGCATATGCAGAAGCAAATGAGAAAGTACAACAAAAGCTGCAAGGCATAAAGACAATCTGTCTAACAACAGATTGCTGGACATCAGCTTCTAATGAAAGTTACATGGCTGTAACTGGACATTTCATAAATGAACAATTCAGATTACAGTCTGTACTGCTGGAATGCAGTCATTTCAGTGGTGCCCATACCAGCTCAAATTTGTCCACAGCTTTGATTAAAATTACGGACAAATTTAGTCTTGGTGGCAAAATTTTAATGGTAGTCACGGACAATGcaccaaatataaaaaatgctaTTTCCACCATTCTCAAGTGGAAACATTTTGGTTGTTATGCTCACACTCTTAATTTAGTTGTGCAGGATGCACTTAAAAATGTTCAGGAAGTTCACCAGAAAGTCAAGACAATTGTAGGTTTTTTTAAAAGGAGCAGCAGTGCAACAGAGCGGCTCTTAACATGCCAACAGAACAGTGGCAAAGTAAACATCAAGAAATTGATCCAGGACTTGCCCACAAGGTGGAATTCAACCCTGTTCATGTTGGAACGTATTGTCGAATTGTCAGAGGCAGTGAAAATTACAGTTGCCCTTTGTAACAGGCCCACAGATCTTCCGTCACTGTCAAATGATGAGTGGGAAATCTGCTCCGAACTCTGTTCAATTTTGAAACCGTTTGAGCAGGTTTCGAGGCAGCTCAGTGCAGAGGATTACCCAACTGGCAGCTTG GTTATAGTCCTGACACGTGGACTTCTGGCAGTATGTGATGAAATAGCCAAAATGCAGTTACATGAAGTTTCAAGGAAAGTTGTTTTGGTACTAAAAGAAGGGCTTACAAACCGGTTTTCGAATCTTGAGCAGAGCAAGTCCATTGCCCTTGCTACTCTGCTGGATCCACGTTTCAAATTGCTGGCATTTAACACGAAGAAACAATTAATTAATATTGTTGCCCAGAAACTGGAAAAATGTAGGCCAGTAGGTATTCAGCCTTCACAATCTGTTGAGCCAAACAATTTGGCAACTGAATCCTTCTCTGTGTGGGGCATATTCGATAAGTTAGTGAAACATGCACAGCCACAGGGCACAGTACAGTCATGTGCTATTGTAGAGGTTCAAAGGTACATTGACAGCTCAGTCATCAGTAGAAATGAGGATCCTCTGGCATGGTGGAGACAAAATCAATACATATACCCAACCATTGCAAAAGTAGTGAAAGAGAGGTTTAATGTTGTAGCAACTTCTGTGCCTTGTGAGAGGGTCTTCTCAAAAACTGGACATTTAATAAATGACAGAAGAACCCGCCTCAAGCCATCGAATATAGAAAAACTAATATTTCTGAATGCCAATGGTACCTGTGATTAG
- the LOC124789433 gene encoding E3 SUMO-protein ligase ZBED1-like isoform X1, with protein sequence MGTVFPDVLPFRLWSFKGLLLVSAKMKRSRRSELWNHFTVLDEEFAKCGLCGKKLSYKTSTTNLKKHIERSHVMVNFATNSSRSVDPVLPEPGEASLPVELPEEGTTASSTQGEAVPSTSQHQTAITEYVPKKMGLIQKKKVDSKLMGLFTKDYQPFSIVNDSGFRSFVHALNPAYEIPSRRTVTNVMLPAAYAEANEKVQQKLQGIKTICLTTDCWTSASNESYMAVTGHFINEQFRLQSVLLECSHFSGAHTSSNLSTALIKITDKFSLGGKILMVVTDNAPNIKNAISTILKWKHFGCYAHTLNLVVQDALKNVQEVHQKVKTIVGFFKRSSSATERLLTCQQNSGKVNIKKLIQDLPTRWNSTLFMLERIVELSEAVKITVALCNRPTDLPSLSNDEWEICSELCSILKPFEQVSRQLSAEDYPTGSLVIVLTRGLLAVCDEIAKMQLHEVSRKVVLVLKEGLTNRFSNLEQSKSIALATLLDPRFKLLAFNTKKQLINIVAQKLEKCRPVGIQPSQSVEPNNLATESFSVWGIFDKLVKHAQPQGTVQSCAIVEVQRYIDSSVISRNEDPLAWWRQNQYIYPTIAKVVKERFNVVATSVPCERVFSKTGHLINDRRTRLKPSNIEKLIFLNANGTCD encoded by the exons ATGGGGACAGTATTTCCTGATGTGCTTCCATTTCGTCTCTGGTCGTTCAAGGGTTTACTTCTTGTTTCTGCCAAGATGAAGCGATCACGGAGGAGCGAATTGTGGAATCATTTCACTGTTCTGGATGAAGAGTTTGCGAAATGTGGTTTATGCGGCAAAAAGTTGTCGTACAAAACCAGCACGACGAACTTGAAGAAACATATCGAAAGGTCGCATGTAATGGTGAACTTTGCGACAAATTCTTCAAGATCCGTCGACCCTGTGTTGCCAGAGCCAG GTGAAGCCTCTCTTCCAGTGGAGTTGCCAGAAGAAGGCACCACAGCCAGCAGCACACAGGGGGAAGCAGTTCCCTCCACATCACAGCATCAGACAGCCATCACAGAATACGTTCCCAAAAAGATGGGACTGATTCAAAAGAAGAAGGTGGATAGCAAATTAATGGGTCTGTTCACAAAAGACTATCAACCTTTCTCTATTGTAAATGACTCAGGATTTCGTAGTTTTGTACATGCACTGAATCCTGCTTATGAAATACCGAGTAGAAGGACTGTAACAAATGTAATGTTGCCAGCAGCATATGCAGAAGCAAATGAGAAAGTACAACAAAAGCTGCAAGGCATAAAGACAATCTGTCTAACAACAGATTGCTGGACATCAGCTTCTAATGAAAGTTACATGGCTGTAACTGGACATTTCATAAATGAACAATTCAGATTACAGTCTGTACTGCTGGAATGCAGTCATTTCAGTGGTGCCCATACCAGCTCAAATTTGTCCACAGCTTTGATTAAAATTACGGACAAATTTAGTCTTGGTGGCAAAATTTTAATGGTAGTCACGGACAATGcaccaaatataaaaaatgctaTTTCCACCATTCTCAAGTGGAAACATTTTGGTTGTTATGCTCACACTCTTAATTTAGTTGTGCAGGATGCACTTAAAAATGTTCAGGAAGTTCACCAGAAAGTCAAGACAATTGTAGGTTTTTTTAAAAGGAGCAGCAGTGCAACAGAGCGGCTCTTAACATGCCAACAGAACAGTGGCAAAGTAAACATCAAGAAATTGATCCAGGACTTGCCCACAAGGTGGAATTCAACCCTGTTCATGTTGGAACGTATTGTCGAATTGTCAGAGGCAGTGAAAATTACAGTTGCCCTTTGTAACAGGCCCACAGATCTTCCGTCACTGTCAAATGATGAGTGGGAAATCTGCTCCGAACTCTGTTCAATTTTGAAACCGTTTGAGCAGGTTTCGAGGCAGCTCAGTGCAGAGGATTACCCAACTGGCAGCTTG GTTATAGTCCTGACACGTGGACTTCTGGCAGTATGTGATGAAATAGCCAAAATGCAGTTACATGAAGTTTCAAGGAAAGTTGTTTTGGTACTAAAAGAAGGGCTTACAAACCGGTTTTCGAATCTTGAGCAGAGCAAGTCCATTGCCCTTGCTACTCTGCTGGATCCACGTTTCAAATTGCTGGCATTTAACACGAAGAAACAATTAATTAATATTGTTGCCCAGAAACTGGAAAAATGTAGGCCAGTAGGTATTCAGCCTTCACAATCTGTTGAGCCAAACAATTTGGCAACTGAATCCTTCTCTGTGTGGGGCATATTCGATAAGTTAGTGAAACATGCACAGCCACAGGGCACAGTACAGTCATGTGCTATTGTAGAGGTTCAAAGGTACATTGACAGCTCAGTCATCAGTAGAAATGAGGATCCTCTGGCATGGTGGAGACAAAATCAATACATATACCCAACCATTGCAAAAGTAGTGAAAGAGAGGTTTAATGTTGTAGCAACTTCTGTGCCTTGTGAGAGGGTCTTCTCAAAAACTGGACATTTAATAAATGACAGAAGAACCCGCCTCAAGCCATCGAATATAGAAAAACTAATATTTCTGAATGCCAATGGTACCTGTGATTAG